Within the bacterium genome, the region GATCTTCGGCTGCATGCGCTCCAGCACCCGCTCGTTCTCGAAAACCTCCAGGCTGGCCAGGGCCGCGGCCGCCCCCAACTGGTTGCCGGTAAACGAGTGGCCGTGGAAAAAAGTGACCGGCTCGCCAGGGGCGCCCAGGAAACGCTCGTAAATCTTTTCGCTCACCAGGGTGGCGGCCATGGGCAGGTAGCCGCCGGTGAGGCCCTTGGCGCAGCAGAGCAAGTCCGGCGAGACCGACTCGTGCTCGCAGGCGAACATCCGCCCGGTGCGGCCGAACCCGGTTGCAACCTCATCCGTGATCAGCAGAAGCCCGTATCGGTCGCAGATCGCGCGCACCCCGGCCAGGAACCCCCGCTCGGCCACCACCATCCCGCCCGCGCCCTGCACCAGCGGCTCGATTATCAGCGCGCCCAGATACTCGGCCCCGTCGCGGACCAGGTCCTCCAGGCTCTCCAGGCAGTGGGCCAGGTAGCTTTCCCGTGAGCGCGGCGGCCCGAAACGGTAGTAGAATGGGTACTCGGCGAACAAAACCGGGAACAGCAGGTCGCGGAACGCACCGTGAAACAGGTCCATCCCGCCCACGCTTACCGCGCCCAGGGTGTCGCCGTGGTAGGCGTTGCGGAACGAGACGAACCCGGTGCGCTCGCGCTCGGCCGGGTCGGGGCTGAGGCGGCGGTACTGGTAGGCCATCTTGAGCGCGATCTCCACCGCGGTGGAGCCGTTGTCCGAGAAGAACACCCGGCTCAAGCCCTGCGGGGTGACCTCGATCAGGCGTTCGGCCAGAGCGCAGACCGGCTCGCTGCTCAAGCCGAGCAGGGTGCTGTGGCTGATCCGCGCAGCCTGCTCGGCTATGGCGCGGGTTATGTGCGGGTGGTTGTGGCCGTGCAGGGTGACCCAGAGCGAGGAGACCCCGTCCAGGTAGCGGCGGCCCTCGGTATCGAACAGGAACGAGCCCTCACCGCGCGCGATGACCGGGAATTGCTCCTCCTGCCAGGCGCGCATCGCGGTGAAAGGGTGCCAGATATGGGTGCGGTCAAGCGCCCGAAGGTCCTTTTCGTTCGGCAAAGTACGGCTCCAGTCCCAGGTCGGCGATCATTTGCAGGTCGTCATTGCTGTCGCGGCCGCTGGTGGTCAGGTAGTCACCGATCAGCAGGCCGTTCGCCCCGGCCCAGAAAACCAGGGGCTGAAGGTCACGCAGGTTGCGTTGCCGTCCGCCGCAGATCACGATGTCGCGCTCGGGCAGGACCAGGCGGAACATGGCGATTATCCGCAAACAGAGTTCGGGGGTCAGGTTGTCCGCACCCTCCAGCGGGGTGCCGGGGATGGGATGCAGGAAATTGAGCGGCACCGAATCCACGCCCAACTCGTCCAGCTCCAGGGCGAAATCCACCCGGTCCGTGTCGCTCTCGCCCAGGCCGAAGATGCCGCCGCTGCAGACCCTGAGGCCCAGCGACTTGGCCAGGCGCACCATCTGAACCCTTTCGGCGCGGCTGTGGGTGCTGCAGATACGGCCGAAAAAGGCCCGGCTGGTCTCGAGGTTGTGGTGGAAACAATCCAGGCCGGCCACTTTCAGCCGGGCCAGGGACTCGCGGTCCATCTGTCCCAGGCTGGCGCAACGCTGACGGTCGCCGTGACTGGCTGCGATACGCCGCAGCGCCGCCTCCAGTACTGCGAGCTCGGCCTCGCGGCTCACTCCCGCTCCGCTGGTCACGATCGAGAACTCGCCCGCCCCGCGCGCATAGGCTCGGGTCGCCGACTCGGCCAGACGGTCCGCGCCGAGCAGCGGGTAGCGCTCCACCGCGGCGCCGTGGTGCGAGCTCTGGGCGCAGAAAGCGCAGTCCTCGCCACAGGCCCCGCTGCGGGCGTTGACAATGGAGCACAGGCGCACCCGGGCCCCGCTGTGCCTGCGCCGGGCGGCATCTGACAGGGCCAGGACCTCGCTCAGCGCCAGACTGCGGTCGCCCAGCACCCGTAACGCGTTCTCCCGCCCGATCCGTCCCCGCCCCGCCAGCTCTTCCTTTATATCTTGCAGGGAATCCGTCATCCCCCGACCTTTCTTGCAGACTTTCGCCCTAAAACCATCCGGAGCCGGAACCGCGCGCCGCGCCCGGCTCCCGGACACATTGAAGAATATACATTTCAGCTCTGGAATAGCAAACAAATATTGCGCCGCGCCCGCTGTTGTCCAAAAGGATTGACTTAGCGCGGCCAGGCGGGTTAAATTCATGGATTATGGCCCGGAAAGCGGGTCACAACCAGCATGACGGGTTCAGGGAGGTTTTGGATGATTATTCCGCAGGTATTCGAAAAAACGCCCCAGGGAGAAAGGGCTTTCGACATTTTCTCCCGCCTTCTGCGCGACAGGATAATCCTTCTGTCCAGCGAGATAGACGACAACCTGGCTAACCTGATCGTGGCGCAGCTTCTGTTCCTCGAGGCCGAGGATCCGGGCCGCGACATCAACCTGTACATAAATTCGCCGGGCGGCTCCATGACGAACGCGCTGGCGGTGTACGACACCATGCAGTTCGTCAAGCCGGATGTCAGCACGATCTGCACCGGCATGGCCGGGGCGAGCGCCGCGCTGCTGATGTCGGCCGGAACCAGGGGCAAGCGCATGTGCCTGCCCAGCACCCGGTTTGTCCTGCACCAGGTCTACGGTGCGGCCGAGGGCCCGGCTGTCGACGTGCTGATCGCCGCCCGCGAGGTGGAACGTCAGCGCGAGGCGTTCAACACCCTGCTGTCGCAGCATACGGGCAGGACAGCGAAGAAGATCGAGAAAGAGACCGAACGGGTGTT harbors:
- the bioB gene encoding biotin synthase BioB, with product MTDSLQDIKEELAGRGRIGRENALRVLGDRSLALSEVLALSDAARRRHSGARVRLCSIVNARSGACGEDCAFCAQSSHHGAAVERYPLLGADRLAESATRAYARGAGEFSIVTSGAGVSREAELAVLEAALRRIAASHGDRQRCASLGQMDRESLARLKVAGLDCFHHNLETSRAFFGRICSTHSRAERVQMVRLAKSLGLRVCSGGIFGLGESDTDRVDFALELDELGVDSVPLNFLHPIPGTPLEGADNLTPELCLRIIAMFRLVLPERDIVICGGRQRNLRDLQPLVFWAGANGLLIGDYLTTSGRDSNDDLQMIADLGLEPYFAERKGPSGA
- a CDS encoding ATP-dependent Clp protease proteolytic subunit, whose product is MIIPQVFEKTPQGERAFDIFSRLLRDRIILLSSEIDDNLANLIVAQLLFLEAEDPGRDINLYINSPGGSMTNALAVYDTMQFVKPDVSTICTGMAGASAALLMSAGTRGKRMCLPSTRFVLHQVYGAAEGPAVDVLIAAREVERQREAFNTLLSQHTGRTAKKIEKETERVFYLSAEEAIEYGLVDRVIQGEGFNDNSGK
- the bioA gene encoding adenosylmethionine--8-amino-7-oxononanoate transaminase — protein: MPNEKDLRALDRTHIWHPFTAMRAWQEEQFPVIARGEGSFLFDTEGRRYLDGVSSLWVTLHGHNHPHITRAIAEQAARISHSTLLGLSSEPVCALAERLIEVTPQGLSRVFFSDNGSTAVEIALKMAYQYRRLSPDPAERERTGFVSFRNAYHGDTLGAVSVGGMDLFHGAFRDLLFPVLFAEYPFYYRFGPPRSRESYLAHCLESLEDLVRDGAEYLGALIIEPLVQGAGGMVVAERGFLAGVRAICDRYGLLLITDEVATGFGRTGRMFACEHESVSPDLLCCAKGLTGGYLPMAATLVSEKIYERFLGAPGEPVTFFHGHSFTGNQLGAAAALASLEVFENERVLERMQPKIDLLRRTLQLEVATLEHVGEVRQMGFMVGIELVADRDTRQSWPSGLRLGHRVVLEARRRGLIIRPLGDIIVLMPHLSFSEDELLQTVQITAESIEAAIRGLRP